A stretch of Arctopsyche grandis isolate Sample6627 chromosome 9, ASM5162203v2, whole genome shotgun sequence DNA encodes these proteins:
- the LOC143917270 gene encoding kelch repeat and BTB domain-containing protein 12-like, with protein MFVVKAKSDFAANRTEYLYDAMKRVYLFEFMELANLLEVKIPPRYEPLDLSNCLEVFKLTEMKKKAMLHKTQDFLNLPVSTVIEILKSDDLNVPSEEDVFNSVKLWVNCDEASRKNELAQLMSSVRLTILSIEFLVKEVLHFCDSRLECVTSLIESFIRRETPRRKKEKNSTGWRMAKTIDIYDGENWTLSKEIGINKIRFASVIVGDRIVMISGIDISTWDMLTSKHSLKPLYEARSDFPEVTLRRDSSTDVYVIVGDGPTISVERWNSKTGDWEIIAPLLTGLCYHCASAIGDNIYVTGGRKFEERKIISSNIVQMYSVESNSWTCRAQMIQGRSSHSSAIFKGKLLIAGGYNYQIDTNLNSVEHYDSIANLWTEFTQLPKPASGISLCCYQNQILSIVLIILNYSYSNLFELLLT; from the exons ATGTTCGTAGTGAAGGCAAAGTCCGATTTTGCTGCAAATCGCACGGAATATTTGTATGATGCCATGAAACGA gtatatttatttgaatttatggaGCTAGCCAACCTACTCGAAGTGAAAATTCCACCGCGATACGAACCACTTGATCTATCTAATTGTCTGGAAGTTTTTAAACTAactgaaatgaagaaaaaggCAATG CTGCACAAAACACAAGATTTTCTCAATCTACCAGTATCCACTGTGATCGAAATCTTGAAATCGGACGATTTGAACGTGCCTTCCGAAGAAGACGTATTCAATTCTGTAAAATTGTGGGTAAATTGTGATGAAGCAAGTCGTAAAAATGAATTAGCACAGCTGATGAGTTCCGTGAGGTTAACCATACTTTCGATAGAG TTTCTTGTCAAAGAAGTATTACATTTCTGTGATTCGCGTTTAGAGTGTGTGACCTCTCTAATCGAATCTTTTATCCGAAGAGAAACCCCTcgtagaaaaaaagaaaaaaatagcacTGGTTGGAGG ATGGCAAAAACTATCGATATATATGACGGAGAAAATTGGACTCTATCTAAAGAAATTggaattaataaaattagattTGCATCTGTCATTGTAGGAGATCGGATCGTTATGATCAGTGGGATTGATATTTCTACATGGGACATGCTGACTTCA AAGCATTCATTGAAGCCGTTATATGAAGCTCGTTCTGATTTCCCAGAAGTGACACTTCGTCGCGATTCGTCCACTGATGTCTACGTCATTGTTGGTGATGGACCTACAATATCAGTGGAAAG GTGGAACAGCAAGACTGGGGATTGGGAGATCATCGCTCCATTGTTGACGGGTTTATGTTATCATTGTGCTAGTGCTATCGGGGACAACATTTACGTAACTGGTGGGCGTAAATTTGAAGAGAGAAAAATAATAAGTAGTAATATAGTACAAATGTATTCAGTGGAATCCAATTCTTGGACTTGTCGCGCTCAGATGATACAGGGAAGAAGTTCTCACTCg agCGCCATATTCAAGGGGAAACTTTTAATCGCTGGTGGCTATAACTATCAAATTGATACTAATTTAAACAGTGTCGAGCATTACGATTCGATTGCAAATTTGTGGACAGAATTCACCCAACTACCGAAACCTGCTTCCGGAATCAGTCTCTGCTGttaccaaaatcaaatactCAGCATTG ttttgataattttgaaTTACTCTTACTCTAATCTTTTTGAGTTACTCTTAACTTGA